A single window of Cytobacillus dafuensis DNA harbors:
- a CDS encoding peptidylprolyl isomerase, with the protein MKNKERVVWISALMIMIALVITLIVFPNKNVASVNGEEITKDDLYDQLVAQSGPEMLDKLITDEIIEQEAKKEKVKISQDEIDKEMKTLAEQYGGEKAFDEILKTNGVDKTEFEKSMETYLTTKKLLEPRIKITDDEMKTYFEENKASFAQEEQVQASHILVEDEKTAKEVIKKINAGEDFAKLAKEYSTDASNSESGGELGYFGRGDMVEEFSNAAFSLPVGKISDPVKTEYGYHVIKVTDKKEAKEANYEDSKEKIKAAIFDSKISSEFSTWLDEKHKEYEIKNYLDGKGSEEESE; encoded by the coding sequence ATGAAGAATAAAGAAAGAGTAGTTTGGATATCAGCTTTAATGATCATGATTGCCTTGGTCATTACATTAATCGTATTCCCAAATAAGAACGTAGCCAGTGTAAATGGAGAAGAAATTACTAAGGATGATCTTTACGATCAGCTTGTCGCTCAAAGTGGTCCAGAAATGTTAGATAAGCTAATTACAGATGAAATAATTGAACAAGAAGCGAAGAAGGAAAAAGTAAAAATTAGCCAAGATGAGATTGATAAAGAAATGAAAACCCTTGCTGAACAATACGGCGGCGAAAAGGCCTTTGACGAAATTCTTAAAACAAACGGGGTCGATAAAACGGAATTTGAAAAGAGTATGGAAACATATTTGACTACAAAGAAGCTGTTAGAGCCTAGAATCAAAATTACAGATGATGAAATGAAGACCTATTTTGAAGAAAATAAGGCAAGCTTTGCCCAAGAAGAGCAAGTACAAGCAAGTCATATTCTAGTCGAGGATGAAAAGACTGCTAAAGAAGTAATCAAGAAAATTAATGCTGGAGAAGATTTTGCTAAATTGGCAAAGGAATATTCAACAGATGCATCAAATAGCGAATCCGGAGGAGAATTAGGTTATTTTGGACGCGGAGATATGGTTGAGGAATTTTCAAATGCTGCGTTTTCTCTTCCAGTCGGTAAAATTAGTGACCCAGTGAAGACAGAATATGGATACCATGTGATTAAAGTAACGGATAAAAAGGAAGCGAAGGAAGCAAATTATGAGGACTCCAAAGAGAAAATAAAAGCTGCCATATTCGATTCAAAAATATCCTCAGAGTTTTCCACTTGGTTAGATGAAAAACATAAAGAATATGAGATTAAAAACTATTTAGATGGAAAAGGCAGTGAAGAGGAGAGCGAATAG